The following proteins are encoded in a genomic region of Spirochaetota bacterium:
- a CDS encoding GNAT family N-acetyltransferase: MYTIRPVNENDLATVCGFIAGERETHYAFPDVAYPLTVAVLRKFVESRSDATILMEDGTPVGFADLFNIKRNVQCYIGNVMIDKNHRDKGAGRRLIQEMVDIAVLRHNVTRIVIPCWSENTPAVLLYTRLGFRPFEIMIKNHNDSEAVPVLLFEKNIDTDLPDPSPVGTL, from the coding sequence ATGTACACAATACGACCTGTCAATGAGAACGACCTTGCTACGGTGTGCGGATTCATCGCCGGGGAGCGCGAGACACATTACGCCTTTCCCGATGTCGCCTATCCCCTGACCGTGGCGGTCCTCAGGAAATTCGTGGAATCCCGTTCGGACGCCACGATCCTCATGGAGGACGGCACGCCCGTCGGATTCGCCGATCTGTTCAACATCAAGAGGAACGTCCAGTGCTACATCGGCAACGTCATGATCGACAAAAATCATCGCGACAAAGGAGCGGGGCGGCGCCTCATACAGGAGATGGTCGACATCGCCGTTTTACGGCACAATGTCACGAGGATCGTCATACCCTGCTGGAGCGAAAACACGCCGGCCGTGCTGCTTTATACCAGGCTGGGGTTCAGGCCCTTTGAGATCATGATAAAGAATCACAATGACAGCGAGGCCGTGCCCGTGCTATTGTTCGAAAAAAACATTGATACCGATCTGCCGGATCCTTCCCCTGTGGGAACCCTGTGA
- a CDS encoding histidine--tRNA ligase → MLSRPPGIEDIFPDRIDRRNHVVSAAREAFRLFNFKEIIIPVMEFTDVFVRGLGNETDIVSKEMFTFEDRGGRSLTLRPEGTASVVRAYVENGEYNRLATCKFFYIGPMFRAERPQKGRLRQFNQFGAELFGSSDPYHDFEAMAMMDAIAKKAGVGDYTLLINSIGCPACRPNFVKELTAYYSGMKDLLCKDCASRLDRNPLRLLDCKQDSCQPLKKDAPKTTNFLCDECKTHHGAVKQYLAGGGIAFTEDHLLVRGLDYYTRTTFEFVTSRLGGQNAFAAGGRYDNLVEEFGGKPTPAVGFAAGIERMELLLEGSLISGGGVDVFLVHTGGATQERAVSLCGALRAGGISADMDPGSKGFKAQFKKADREGASFALVIGEDELAAGTCTVKDLKSGAQEGVRADSIVDYLRARLA, encoded by the coding sequence ATGTTATCACGACCTCCAGGCATTGAAGATATATTCCCCGATAGGATCGACCGGCGAAACCACGTTGTCAGCGCTGCCCGGGAAGCCTTCAGGCTGTTCAATTTCAAGGAAATCATCATCCCCGTGATGGAGTTCACCGATGTCTTCGTGCGCGGCCTCGGCAACGAGACCGACATCGTGTCCAAGGAGATGTTCACCTTCGAGGACCGCGGCGGCCGCAGCCTCACACTCCGTCCGGAAGGAACCGCGTCGGTGGTGCGAGCCTACGTCGAGAACGGCGAGTACAACCGCCTGGCCACATGCAAGTTCTTCTACATCGGGCCCATGTTCAGGGCCGAGCGGCCCCAGAAGGGCCGCCTGCGCCAGTTCAACCAGTTCGGCGCGGAGCTCTTCGGTAGCTCTGACCCCTACCATGACTTTGAGGCCATGGCCATGATGGACGCCATCGCGAAGAAGGCCGGGGTCGGCGATTACACGCTCCTCATCAACTCCATCGGATGCCCGGCCTGCAGGCCCAATTTTGTGAAAGAGCTCACCGCCTATTACAGCGGCATGAAGGACCTCCTCTGCAAGGACTGCGCCTCTCGCCTTGACCGGAATCCCCTGCGCCTCCTGGACTGCAAGCAGGACTCGTGCCAGCCCCTGAAGAAGGACGCGCCGAAGACAACGAACTTCCTCTGCGACGAGTGCAAAACGCACCACGGCGCGGTAAAGCAATACCTCGCCGGCGGCGGCATCGCCTTTACGGAGGACCACCTCCTCGTCCGAGGCCTCGATTACTATACCAGGACCACCTTCGAGTTCGTCACCTCGCGACTGGGCGGCCAGAACGCTTTCGCCGCTGGCGGCAGGTATGACAACCTGGTGGAGGAATTCGGCGGGAAGCCGACTCCGGCCGTGGGCTTCGCCGCGGGCATAGAGCGGATGGAGCTGCTCCTTGAAGGGAGCTTGATATCAGGCGGCGGCGTGGACGTATTCCTGGTTCACACCGGCGGCGCTACCCAGGAGCGGGCCGTCTCCCTCTGCGGAGCACTGCGCGCCGGCGGCATCTCCGCTGACATGGATCCCGGCTCCAAGGGATTCAAGGCCCAGTTCAAGAAGGCGGACCGGGAGGGCGCGTCCTTCGCCCTGGTCATCGGCGAAGACGAGCTTGCGGCCGGCACCTGCACTGTCAAGGACCTGAAGAGCGGCGCCCAGGAGGGGGTCAGAGCCGATTCAATAGTCGATTATTTGCGCGCCCGGCTTGCGTAA
- a CDS encoding adenine phosphoribosyltransferase, translating into MNYRNHKIEEIIKSKIRTIPDFPKPGIMFRDITTLLHDREGYRMCIDAFIRRYARMDIDCIAGIEARGFLIGGAIAYELRKGLVPIRKKGKLPSKKVSYEYELEYGTDTLEVHIDAVKKGDKVLIIDDLLATGGTSLACAKLVEKLGGEVVELAFIVDLPDVGGRAKIEESGYNIYTLVEFEGD; encoded by the coding sequence ATGAATTATAGAAATCATAAAATAGAAGAGATAATTAAATCGAAAATACGCACCATTCCCGACTTCCCCAAGCCGGGAATCATGTTTCGTGACATCACCACGCTCCTCCATGACAGGGAAGGGTACCGGATGTGCATCGACGCCTTTATCAGGCGCTACGCGCGGATGGATATCGATTGCATAGCGGGTATCGAGGCGCGGGGCTTTCTCATCGGCGGCGCCATAGCCTACGAGCTGCGGAAGGGCCTGGTGCCCATCAGGAAAAAAGGAAAGCTTCCCTCGAAGAAGGTCTCATACGAATACGAGCTCGAATACGGCACGGATACCCTCGAGGTCCATATCGACGCGGTAAAAAAGGGAGACAAGGTGCTCATCATCGACGATCTCCTGGCCACGGGCGGGACGTCGCTGGCCTGCGCCAAGCTGGTGGAGAAGCTCGGCGGCGAGGTGGTGGAGCTCGCCTTCATCGTCGACCTGCCCGACGTCGGCGGCCGCGCGAAGATCGAGGAATCGGGCTACAATATCTACACCCTGGTGGAGTTCGAGGGGGATTGA
- the rsmG gene encoding 16S rRNA (guanine(527)-N(7))-methyltransferase RsmG — translation MADNKSTNLINEIFRNCGIDLTPRQLDQFGSYYDLLVENNDELDLTRITNFEDIVIKHFVDSIYFTEFIELPSPIIDIGTGAGFPGIPLKIYLPRLSVILSEPRKKRASFLETAARTLRLGDVKVYPHMVTDKSFFTVEGVITRALESIDETLSRVNHFLPRGGKVIFMKGPEADRDLGGVSPENLRSYSLETDRHYRLPGTNYERRIITYRKETAVTKKTFTILKDLKATAGTAITSPENKTFKELKRLGDGSAIRKSGTALVSGKKIIAELMGRDGITIDELILHDGYGEDDDGINALIDKHEAAGSLYVLKKSLFNEIDIFNTGGPILVVRTPEMKEWDMDIGPGCTLLVPFQDPANVGSVIRSAVGFNVGKIVLLKEAANPYHPKSIRASAGSVFNAVMERGPSIRELPSLLKERVSSVVALDAEGDPLHSFTFPERFLLLPGIEGPGLPDTFRGKSVSIPLNSSVESLNAPVSVSIALYEWSRQSPSNSTRV, via the coding sequence ATGGCAGACAATAAAAGCACTAACCTCATAAACGAGATCTTCCGCAACTGCGGCATCGACCTGACGCCGCGGCAGCTCGACCAGTTCGGCTCTTACTATGATCTCCTGGTCGAGAACAACGATGAGCTCGACCTGACGCGCATCACCAATTTCGAGGACATCGTGATCAAGCATTTTGTGGATTCGATCTACTTCACCGAATTCATCGAGCTCCCCTCGCCCATCATAGACATCGGCACCGGCGCCGGCTTCCCCGGGATTCCCCTGAAGATATACCTTCCGCGTCTCAGCGTCATCCTCTCGGAGCCGAGGAAGAAGCGCGCCTCCTTTCTCGAGACCGCCGCGCGCACCCTCCGCCTCGGCGACGTGAAGGTGTATCCCCACATGGTGACGGACAAATCCTTTTTCACGGTGGAAGGGGTGATAACGCGCGCCCTGGAATCGATCGACGAGACCCTGTCGCGGGTGAACCACTTCCTGCCCAGGGGCGGAAAGGTCATCTTCATGAAGGGACCGGAGGCTGACCGGGACCTCGGCGGCGTGTCGCCCGAAAACCTTCGGTCCTATTCCCTGGAAACGGACCGTCATTACCGTCTGCCCGGCACCAATTACGAGCGCCGCATCATCACATATCGGAAGGAAACCGCCGTGACGAAGAAAACCTTTACCATCCTCAAGGACCTGAAAGCCACTGCCGGTACCGCAATCACCTCGCCGGAGAACAAAACCTTCAAAGAGCTGAAGAGGCTGGGCGACGGAAGCGCCATCAGGAAATCGGGCACGGCCCTGGTATCGGGAAAAAAGATAATCGCCGAGCTGATGGGGCGGGACGGCATAACCATCGATGAGCTGATACTCCATGACGGCTACGGCGAGGATGACGATGGGATCAACGCCCTTATAGACAAGCATGAAGCCGCGGGGTCCCTCTATGTGCTGAAAAAATCCCTATTCAACGAGATCGACATCTTCAATACCGGCGGGCCGATCCTTGTCGTGCGCACCCCCGAGATGAAGGAATGGGATATGGATATCGGTCCGGGGTGCACCCTCCTGGTCCCCTTCCAGGATCCGGCGAACGTGGGATCGGTCATACGCTCCGCCGTGGGGTTCAACGTGGGAAAGATCGTGCTGCTGAAGGAGGCGGCCAATCCCTATCACCCTAAATCGATCAGGGCCTCTGCGGGGAGTGTCTTTAACGCCGTCATGGAAAGGGGACCGTCGATCCGCGAGCTGCCGTCGCTGTTAAAGGAGAGGGTTTCGTCCGTGGTGGCCCTGGACGCGGAGGGCGATCCGCTGCACTCGTTCACCTTCCCGGAGCGTTTTCTGCTTCTGCCGGGCATTGAAGGCCCGGGCCTGCCCGATACTTTCAGGGGCAAATCCGTTTCGATACCGCTGAACAGCTCCGTTGAGTCGCTGAACGCGCCGGTATCGGTCTCCATTGCCCTTTATGAGTGGAGCCGTCAATCCCCCTCGAACTCCACCAGGGTGTAG